The following are encoded in a window of Dysidea avara chromosome 4, odDysAvar1.4, whole genome shotgun sequence genomic DNA:
- the LOC136253563 gene encoding uncharacterized protein has product MRARSATPPWQCATSPDWTIIDEQLSQRLNDLHFNLSNEICDSGTAALRFSEILSELLLEFDVLRSHGHHGKHRVRKIESTVSELAAMKRNHRHQLSTNPRSFLTVMRAHNKSLRCFRKFENDRKVLRNERRFRQNPWAYAHDQCFPSKDSCEPTFPMSTAVGYFTETYAEGSVSYTGLPEWVLKSLPDSFNVPFNDSAITPGIVKGTLGRCSAKSSPGPDSITYFHLKNLPASHHFLATLFNKLLKSKTSPPMWSAARIKLLYKQNATDDPKNFRPIALTSVVGKLFHKIISQRLEHYLITNNVIDTSVQKGFISRFPGIFEHIYSVSNIIEKAISSKSPLMMTFIDLQNAFGSVPHQYIFDMLEGVQVPAPYVSYIKSVYSHLSATIQCHQWTTPPISIRRGVFQGDTMSPIIFILTFNPLLKLAEDLNKGHGFLFQLSIPNSSDRPPVGAYIYIKWLEPGDELPGWYKAQVSEYNLDGSCKVVYDDTSSVIVSEIVLLEEVEWLPCNKRSARFVSLSTGPKQLKPRWKSELKIATSSEHSTKAYADDATLISTSKEVHTKVLTEIDSKAGDVGLKLKPSKCVSLLFDGTKFCSCGITLSGGTTKTILDGPTKFLGKLIGVSAHATKSASGKAMFARFSDLIQKVDSLPLRPEYQVWIYRNYVLSIIRFHLTVDSVGPSTINKMENLATKYLKRWLCLPRSATRVILNYPGVCCPSVRSISKQCKLSLLANISSSSDPMIKELALQVDLSSNFLQINSSHQELLNEARAQLDSIPTARKLYTASKHLAISRELTLCREKLDTLSVQCKFESSAVLEADSKLWNRLLLGFHPGQLSFVLRASSDTLPTPLNLRRWHIQTGATCSLCLSPRPTCHHVLNGCPVALQQVRFTFRHDAVLLCLMSELQACLDNVEIFADLDGKRASDSPPATIPPAVLVCSHRPDIVIYNAEMKSVVLLELTCPFNSRADLSAARERKQEKPEYLQIIAELDRLGFRQ; this is encoded by the exons ATGCGCGCGCGTAGCGCTACTCCCCCCTGGCAATGTGCCACTTCTCCTGACTGGACTATTATTGATGAACAACTTAGCCAAAGGTTGAATGATCTTCACTTTAACCTTAGCAACGAGATTTGTGATTCTGGAACTGCAGCATTAAGATTTTCTGAGATACTGAGTGAGCTCTTATTAGAATTTGATGTTTTACGCTCCCACGGCCATCATGGAAAGCATCGTGTAAGGAAAATTGAGTCTACCGTTTCTGAACTGGCTGCTATGAAACGTAATCACCGTCATCAGTTATCCACCAATCCTAGATCATTCTTGACCGTGATGCGTGCTCACAATAAAAGCCTTCGCTGTTTTCGAAAGTTTGAGAACGACAGGAAAGTACTTCGAAATGAGAGACGTTTTCGACAGAACCCTTGGGCATATGCCCATGATCAGTGTTTTCCATCCAAGGACTCGTGTGAGCCTACTTTTCCTATGTCCACTGCAGTTGGATATTTTACTGAAACCTATGCTGAAGGCAGTGTCTCTTACACTGGTCTCCCTGAGTGGGTACTAAAGAGTCTTCCAGATTCCTTCAATGTGCCATTTAATGATTCTGCCATTACTCCTGGAATTGTCAAGGGAACCCTTGGCCGCTGCTCAGCTAAGTCATCTCCAGGTCCTGACAGCATCACATATTTCCACCTCAAGAATTTACCAGCGTCTCACCATTTTCTAGCCACATTATTTAATAAGCTGTTAAAATCTAAAACTTCTCCACCTATGTGGTCTGCTGCTAGGATTAAGTTATTGTATAAGCAGAATGCTACAGATGATCCTAAGAACTTCAGGCCAATTGCTCTTACCTCCGTGGTGGGTAAATTGTTCCACAAGATCATTAGTCAGCGACTGGAGCATTATCTTATTACTAACAATGTTATTGATACATCTGTACAAAAGGGCTTTATCTCCAGGTTTCCTGGAATTTTTGAACACATTTATTCTGTTTCTAACATCATAGAAAAGGCTATCTCCTCTAAATCACCGTTGATGATGACATTTATTGACCTTCAGAATGCATTTGGGTCTGTCCCTCACCAGTACATATTTGACATGTTGGAAGGAGTTCAGGTCCCAGCTCCATATGTTTCATACATTAAATCTGTTTACTCACATTTGTCTGCTACTATTCAATGCCATCAGTGGACGACTCCACCAATTTCTATTCGCCGTGGAGTGTTTCAAGGAGACACTATGTCTCCCATAATATTTATTCTCACGTTTAATCCTCTACTGAAGTTAGCAGAAGATTTGAACAAAGGCCATGGTTTCCTTTTTCAGTTGTCGATCCCTAACTCTTCCGACCGACCTCCAGTTGGAGCATATATTTACATTAAATGGTTGGAACCAGGTGATGAACTCCCGGGGTGGTACAAGGCACAAGTTAGTGAATACAACCTGGATGGTTCATGTAAAGTAGTCTATGATGATACTTCTTCAGTGATTGTTTCTGAAATTGTCTTGCTTGAAGAAGTTGAATGGCTACCCTGTAACAAGCGTTCAGCTCGGTTTGTTTCACTGTCAACAGGACCTAAACAGTTGAAGCCTCGATGGAAATCAGAGCTTAAGATCGCTACATCTTCAGAACATTCTACCAAGGCATATGCCGATGATGCAACTTTAATCTCTACATCTAAAGAAGTTCACACTAAAGTGCTAACTGAAATAGACTCGAAAGCTGGTGATGTTGGCTTAAAACTGAAGCCATCTAAATGTGTTTCCTTATTGTTTGATGGCACAAAATTTTGTTCTTGTGGAATAACTCTATCTGGTGGTACTACCAAAACTATCTTAGATGGCCCGACCAAATTTTTGGGGAAGTTGATTGGAGTTTCTGCTCATGCTACCAAAAGTGCTTCTGGCAAAGCTATGTTTGCTAGGTTCTCTGACCTTATACAGAAAGTTGATAGTTTGCCATTAAGACCTGAGTACCAAGTATGGATTTATAGGAATTATGTTCTCTCAATCATCAGATTCCATCTCACTGTTGATAGTGTTGGACCATCCACTATCAataaaatggaaaatctagctACTAAATACCTGAAACGTTGGCTCTGTTTACCTCGCAGTGCCACTCGTGTAATCTTGAACTATCCAGGTGTTTGCTGTCCTAGTGTGCGTTCAATTTCAAAGCAGTGTAAACTTAGTTTACTTGCCAACATCTCCTCCTCATCAGATCCGATGATTAAGGAGTTGGCCTTACAAGTGGATCTTTCCTCCAATTTCCTCCAGATTAACAGTTCTCATCAGGAGTTACTCAATGAAGCCAGAGCTCAACTGGACTCTATTCCTACGGCTCGCAAGCTCTACACAGCTAGCAAACACCTTGCCATTTCTAGAGAACTGACACTATGCAGAGAGAAGCTGGACACTCTCTCTGTTCAATGTAAATTTGAATCAAGTGCTGTTCTGGAAGCTGACTCTAAGCTGTGGAATCGACTCCTGTTGGGTTTTCATCCAGGCCAGCTTTCGTTTGTGCTGCGAGCTTCATCAGATACATTACCAACTCCGTTAAATTTACGTCGCTGGCATATACAAACTGGTGCAACTTGTTCACTTTGTTTGTCACCTCGTCCAACTTGTCACCATGTGCTAAATGGGTGTCCTGTGGCTTTGCAGCAAGTCAGGTTTACTTTTCGTCATGATGCTGTTTTATTATGTTTGATGTCTGAGTTGCAAGCTtgtttggataatgtagaaatatTTGCTGATTTGGATGGCAAACGTGCGTCTGACTCTCCTCCTGCCACCATTCCCCCTGCTGTACTAGTGTGTTCTCACCGAcctgacattgttatatataatgcagaaATGAAATCTGTTGTACTTCTGGAACTTACCTGCCCATTTAATTCTCGTGCTGACCTTTCTGCTGCACGAGAACGTAAGCAGGAGAAGCCAGAATATCTGCAAATTATTGCTGAGCTTGACCGCTTGGGTTTT AGACAGTAA